Proteins from one Terriglobus tenax genomic window:
- a CDS encoding TonB-dependent receptor, producing the protein MLWVLIILCGFGLTLPGSAQVTSGTIFGTVQDTTGAVIPNAKVVVTAPAIGVTRTINSEGNGTFSLPNLPAGTYQMTVTATGFATLVKDGIVLNSADRLNAGSLALNVGAETTTVSVEADSGQLQIQASSGERSDLITGKQMNDIALNGRNVLDLLRVIPGVSGTGSFGASGTGGLDTYSVNGTRTNQHEFTMDGSSNVDSGNNGGTHVTMNTDAIAEVKVLTSNYQAEFGKAGGGSIIVTSRGGTNDFHGNAHFFHRNEGMNANDWVSNHNGTAKQLFRYNTFGYQVGGPVLKNKLYFFFSNEYYRQLVPGSIIQYRTPTAAERAGDFSQSVDSSGNALQIYNPATGTQFTGNRLTSAQMTPAQQAAFAQIQRVLALYPLPNVSGNNTYNRQDPTSSTHPRTEYIGRVDYQITPTERIFARYINNRDEQTGPIGSFGLPCSGSLLIPGGCTNRQPGWNLSVDLTSTLRSNLVNEVSVGPSVYSSRTQGNNGNLSVLANNINLPSLYPVTGDTSIPDLSFSGNGANYASTYFGATPWRQAATTINANDNLSWIIHSHTLKFGAFYQRSRKDQIAWGNSNGQFSFSNCSTGQGGCVSGVSSNQGSPIASALLGYFQNYAQSSARPVGYFRYNQFEFYAQDTWQVTPRLTLDYGVRFVYIPPQYDAKNQIALFTPSAYDPSSAVQIDTSGNVVPNTGNRLNGMTYASNGTLPKGGWNSQGIMPEPRLGFAWDFRGDHKGVLRGGFGTSHDRSQGNLVFNTVFGNPAVVTTPNIYNSTLANISSTAVAANTGVLNGIYGADVSGQVPVTYSYSLGVQREIGAGITLDVSYVGNVSRHQVTARDLNTIPYGTTFTRAAQNPANFAGGVVPAVEPNLPPEYAAAGYNFSGQYAYAQNYLSPYKGYGQLEYYKFDGTSNYNSLQVSVQKRYNRNLTFGGFYTWSKALTTSTSDESFVDPFNPRKYSYGVAGFDRRHVAAINYVYSLPNFSQLFHAPHWTSYALDGFQLSGLASIQSGAPVMNALWYPANQLTGGSQWSKVPPAYVGVDAQGNLLKPTIGQPTLSGRGSLRQGGLVTWDQSIFKNFNIGAEGKGRYVQLRGEFFNILNHPNIATRDYSANVTLPSYNSSTGSFTPLSVTKSTNWGQPTASFNPAGPGGPRVIQLAAKVYF; encoded by the coding sequence ATGCTCTGGGTCCTCATTATTTTATGCGGTTTTGGACTCACTCTGCCGGGAAGCGCCCAGGTCACCTCGGGTACCATCTTCGGCACAGTGCAGGACACCACGGGTGCGGTGATCCCCAACGCAAAGGTTGTGGTTACGGCGCCGGCGATTGGCGTGACGCGCACCATCAACTCCGAAGGCAACGGAACCTTCTCGCTGCCGAATCTTCCCGCGGGCACCTACCAGATGACGGTTACCGCCACGGGGTTTGCGACCCTGGTGAAGGACGGTATTGTGCTGAACTCGGCTGACCGGTTGAACGCCGGTTCGCTGGCCCTGAACGTCGGCGCGGAGACGACCACCGTGAGTGTGGAGGCCGATAGCGGGCAGCTCCAGATCCAGGCAAGCTCGGGAGAGCGCTCGGACCTGATCACGGGCAAACAGATGAATGACATCGCCCTGAACGGTCGTAACGTGCTGGATCTTCTGCGCGTGATCCCCGGTGTTTCGGGTACGGGTTCGTTCGGCGCCTCCGGTACGGGCGGTCTGGACACCTACTCGGTGAACGGAACCCGCACGAACCAGCATGAGTTCACGATGGACGGATCTTCGAACGTCGACTCAGGCAACAATGGCGGAACGCACGTCACCATGAACACGGACGCCATTGCCGAAGTGAAGGTACTGACCTCCAACTACCAGGCCGAATTTGGCAAGGCGGGTGGCGGTTCGATTATCGTCACCTCGCGTGGAGGCACCAACGACTTCCACGGCAATGCCCACTTCTTCCACCGCAACGAAGGCATGAATGCCAACGACTGGGTGAGCAACCATAACGGTACGGCGAAGCAGCTGTTCCGCTACAACACCTTCGGCTACCAGGTCGGCGGCCCGGTGCTGAAGAACAAGCTCTACTTCTTCTTCTCCAACGAGTACTATCGTCAGCTTGTACCGGGTTCCATCATCCAGTACCGTACGCCCACGGCGGCTGAGCGCGCCGGCGATTTTTCGCAGAGCGTGGACAGCAGCGGCAATGCTCTGCAGATCTACAACCCGGCTACCGGCACACAGTTCACGGGGAACCGTCTTACCTCCGCGCAGATGACACCGGCGCAGCAGGCGGCTTTCGCGCAGATCCAGCGGGTGCTGGCGCTTTATCCTCTGCCGAACGTAAGCGGCAACAACACCTATAACCGGCAGGACCCTACCTCCTCCACGCATCCGCGTACGGAGTACATTGGCCGTGTCGACTACCAGATCACGCCGACCGAGCGCATCTTTGCCCGCTACATCAATAACCGTGACGAGCAGACCGGCCCCATCGGCAGCTTCGGCCTGCCCTGCAGCGGCAGCCTGCTGATTCCCGGTGGCTGCACGAACCGTCAGCCGGGCTGGAACCTCTCCGTTGACCTGACGAGCACCCTGCGCTCAAACCTGGTCAACGAGGTTAGCGTTGGACCGAGTGTGTACAGCTCGCGCACCCAGGGAAACAACGGCAACCTTTCCGTTCTTGCCAACAACATCAACCTGCCCTCGCTGTACCCGGTCACCGGCGATACGTCGATTCCTGACCTCTCGTTCAGCGGCAACGGTGCAAACTATGCCTCCACATACTTTGGCGCAACGCCATGGCGTCAGGCGGCAACCACGATCAACGCCAACGACAACCTGAGCTGGATCATCCACAGCCACACCCTGAAGTTCGGTGCCTTCTACCAGCGCTCGCGTAAGGACCAGATTGCGTGGGGCAACTCGAATGGACAGTTCAGCTTCAGCAACTGCTCCACCGGCCAGGGAGGCTGCGTCTCCGGCGTCAGCTCGAACCAGGGTTCTCCGATTGCCAGCGCGCTGCTGGGTTATTTCCAGAACTACGCGCAGTCCAGCGCGCGTCCGGTGGGCTACTTCCGCTACAACCAGTTCGAGTTTTATGCGCAGGACACCTGGCAGGTTACCCCGCGCCTGACGCTCGACTACGGTGTTCGCTTTGTCTACATTCCTCCGCAGTACGATGCGAAGAACCAGATCGCACTGTTCACGCCATCCGCCTATGACCCGTCTTCCGCTGTGCAGATCGACACGAGTGGCAACGTTGTTCCCAATACCGGCAACCGTTTGAATGGTATGACCTATGCCTCGAACGGCACACTGCCGAAGGGTGGATGGAACAGCCAGGGCATTATGCCGGAGCCGCGTTTGGGCTTCGCATGGGACTTCCGCGGTGACCACAAGGGCGTTCTGCGTGGTGGCTTCGGAACCTCGCATGACCGCTCGCAGGGCAACCTGGTCTTCAACACGGTCTTCGGCAACCCGGCCGTGGTGACCACGCCGAACATCTATAACAGCACGCTGGCCAACATCTCTTCGACTGCCGTCGCGGCAAACACCGGTGTTCTGAACGGTATCTACGGTGCCGACGTCTCCGGGCAGGTGCCGGTGACGTACAGCTATTCGCTGGGGGTACAGCGCGAGATTGGTGCCGGTATCACACTGGATGTTTCCTACGTTGGCAACGTGTCGCGCCACCAGGTAACAGCGCGTGACCTGAATACCATTCCTTACGGAACGACGTTTACGCGCGCGGCACAGAACCCGGCGAACTTTGCAGGTGGTGTTGTGCCGGCGGTTGAGCCGAACCTTCCCCCGGAGTATGCCGCGGCTGGTTATAACTTCAGCGGTCAATACGCGTACGCGCAGAACTACCTGTCGCCCTACAAGGGATACGGCCAGTTGGAGTACTACAAGTTCGACGGCACCTCCAACTACAACTCGCTGCAGGTTTCGGTGCAGAAGCGTTACAACCGCAACCTGACCTTTGGCGGCTTCTATACGTGGTCGAAGGCTCTGACGACCTCCACCTCGGATGAAAGCTTTGTCGATCCTTTCAACCCGCGCAAGTACAGCTATGGTGTTGCTGGCTTTGACCGCCGGCATGTTGCCGCCATCAACTACGTCTACAGCCTGCCGAACTTCTCGCAGCTTTTCCATGCCCCGCACTGGACCTCGTATGCCTTGGATGGTTTCCAGCTTTCGGGTTTGGCGAGCATTCAAAGTGGGGCGCCCGTGATGAATGCTCTGTGGTATCCGGCCAACCAGTTGACCGGTGGATCGCAGTGGAGCAAGGTGCCTCCGGCATATGTTGGAGTGGATGCTCAGGGCAACCTGTTGAAGCCGACGATCGGTCAGCCGACACTCTCTGGACGCGGAAGCCTGCGCCAGGGTGGTCTGGTGACGTGGGATCAGTCGATCTTCAAGAACTTCAACATCGGTGCGGAGGGCAAGGGACGCTATGTCCAGCTCCGTGGAGAGTTCTTCAACATCCTCAACCATCCCAACATTGCAACGCGTGACTACAGCGCGAACGTGACGCTGCCCAGCTATAACAGCAGCACCGGATCGTTCACTCCGCTGTCGGTTACCAAGAGCACCAACTGGGGTCAGCCAACCGCAAGCTTCAATCCTGCTGGTCCGGGTGGACCGCGCGTGATTCAGCTGGCTGCGAAGGTCTACTTCTAA
- the bglX gene encoding beta-glucosidase BglX — protein sequence MSAALLLTLVAPLSAESVLSPNAPPPPPAEAVAFANKLLAKMTLEEKIGQMSQVAMNTDDRKGVEEQIKAGKVGSLLFITDPAEVNRLQKVAVEQSRLHIPLIVGFDVIHGFRTIFPVPLGMASSWDPALVERAQSLAAREARSVGVHWAFGPMVDIARDPRWGRIMEGAGEDPYLGSVIAAAQVRGFQGKDLSSNDSIIACVKHFGGYGAAVGGRDYDSSDISDNQLYNVYLPAYRAAVSAGAGSVMSAYMDLNGVPATGNKYLLTDTLRKQWKFQGFVVSDWESIKSLTTHGFSADESDAAIRAVNAGVDMEMTSHTYNDHLPQAARERKVSVATIDEATRRILIAKYELGLFKNPYVDADRSKTVIGSQEIRTAARHAATEAAVLLKNEGNLLPLKRDLRKVALIGPMIDSKQDTLGSWSLAGDVASTVTLLDGLKHALPSTTTLLSTKGVEIERVQPSIFDAQFASPKPQLKTDAERKQEFDHAIDLVKQADVTVLALGETQAMNGERASRSSLTLPGEQERLLEAAVATGKPVVLVLMTGRPLNITWASQHVPAILNVWYPGSEGGNAVADLLLGAANPGGKLTVSWPVDVGQVPVFYARQLTQIPDHPETRYWDGSSMPLYSFGYGLSYSSFSITGLTLNKTEAAPGDVLHASVEVENTSDREGSEVIQLYTHQRAGSASRPVRELKGFTRVTLKAHEQRRVDVTLNTQDLAFWSPQTKTVAVEPGEFDLWAGDSSDATLHQSFRITSISAMKKK from the coding sequence GTGAGCGCTGCCTTGCTGCTTACGCTTGTAGCACCATTGTCGGCGGAGAGCGTGCTGTCACCCAACGCACCACCGCCACCGCCTGCTGAGGCAGTTGCCTTTGCCAACAAGCTTCTGGCGAAGATGACGCTCGAAGAGAAGATCGGCCAGATGAGCCAGGTTGCGATGAATACCGATGATCGCAAGGGGGTTGAAGAGCAGATCAAGGCAGGCAAAGTTGGGTCACTGCTCTTCATCACCGATCCCGCAGAGGTCAATCGGCTGCAGAAGGTCGCGGTGGAACAGTCGCGGCTTCATATCCCATTGATCGTGGGCTTCGACGTGATTCATGGCTTCCGCACCATCTTCCCGGTGCCGCTCGGGATGGCTTCCTCGTGGGATCCGGCCCTGGTGGAACGTGCACAGTCGCTGGCTGCCCGTGAAGCGCGTTCCGTGGGCGTGCACTGGGCTTTTGGGCCGATGGTCGACATTGCCCGCGATCCGCGCTGGGGCCGCATCATGGAAGGCGCCGGCGAGGATCCGTACCTCGGTTCGGTGATTGCCGCAGCGCAGGTGCGTGGCTTCCAGGGGAAGGATTTATCGTCGAACGACAGCATCATTGCCTGCGTCAAGCACTTCGGCGGCTACGGAGCAGCCGTCGGAGGCCGTGATTACGACTCCTCCGACATCTCAGACAACCAGCTCTACAACGTTTATCTCCCGGCCTACCGCGCTGCGGTTTCCGCGGGTGCAGGCTCCGTGATGAGCGCGTACATGGACCTGAACGGCGTGCCTGCAACCGGCAATAAGTATCTGCTGACGGACACGCTGCGGAAGCAATGGAAGTTCCAGGGTTTTGTTGTCAGTGACTGGGAGTCCATCAAGAGCCTGACTACGCACGGCTTCTCCGCGGATGAATCGGACGCGGCGATTCGTGCCGTCAATGCCGGTGTGGATATGGAGATGACCAGCCACACCTATAACGATCATTTGCCCCAGGCTGCGCGCGAGCGCAAGGTCAGCGTCGCTACGATTGATGAGGCCACGCGCAGAATTCTGATCGCCAAGTATGAGCTGGGTCTGTTCAAAAATCCTTATGTCGATGCGGATCGTTCAAAGACGGTCATCGGTTCGCAGGAGATTCGCACTGCGGCACGCCACGCTGCCACGGAGGCTGCGGTGCTCCTGAAGAACGAGGGCAATCTTCTGCCACTGAAGCGCGACCTGCGGAAGGTCGCACTGATTGGACCTATGATCGACAGCAAGCAGGACACGCTGGGTTCGTGGAGCCTGGCAGGGGATGTGGCTTCGACGGTCACGTTGCTTGACGGCCTGAAGCATGCTTTGCCCTCGACAACGACGCTGCTGAGCACAAAGGGTGTTGAAATTGAGCGCGTTCAGCCGTCCATCTTCGATGCGCAGTTTGCCAGTCCCAAACCGCAGTTGAAGACCGATGCCGAACGTAAGCAGGAGTTTGACCATGCGATTGACCTGGTGAAGCAGGCCGATGTTACGGTGCTTGCGTTGGGTGAGACGCAGGCAATGAACGGCGAACGCGCCTCGCGCTCTTCGCTGACGCTGCCAGGCGAGCAGGAGCGCCTGCTGGAAGCGGCTGTGGCGACCGGCAAGCCGGTGGTGCTTGTGCTGATGACAGGTCGTCCGCTGAATATTACGTGGGCATCGCAGCATGTCCCTGCCATCCTGAATGTCTGGTATCCCGGTTCGGAAGGAGGCAACGCGGTTGCCGATCTGCTGTTGGGAGCGGCGAATCCTGGTGGCAAACTTACGGTCTCCTGGCCGGTGGATGTGGGTCAGGTTCCTGTCTTTTACGCGCGCCAGCTTACGCAAATTCCGGATCATCCGGAGACGCGTTACTGGGATGGATCGAGCATGCCGCTGTACTCGTTCGGCTATGGGCTTAGTTATTCTTCGTTCTCTATCACTGGCCTTACGCTGAACAAGACTGAGGCAGCGCCAGGGGATGTTCTTCATGCTTCCGTGGAGGTGGAGAACACTTCGGACCGTGAGGGGAGCGAGGTCATTCAGCTTTACACGCATCAGCGCGCGGGCAGCGCCTCGCGTCCGGTGCGGGAGCTGAAGGGATTCACGCGCGTAACATTGAAGGCGCACGAGCAACGCCGGGTGGACGTAACACTGAACACGCAGGACCTTGCATTCTGGAGCCCTCAAACTAAAACGGTCGCCGTAGAGCCGGGTGAGTTTGATCTTTGGGCAGGCGACAGCTCAGATGCCACGCTACATCAGAGCTTCCGGATCACGAGTATCTCTGCGATGAAGAAAAAGTAA
- a CDS encoding (2Fe-2S)-binding protein produces the protein MLKITVNGKSRDVQSPPDTPLLYVLRNELDVNSPQFGCGLAQCGACSVLLDGKEVRSCITPAMMAEGKEVTTLEGLPLRWAARNHLSAADAEKTLHPVQQAWIEQQVPLCGFCQSGMMIKATELLESKPNPSMEEIKGAFTTDGPSAHLCRCGSYIAIVDAVRFASTLMTKGGV, from the coding sequence ATGTTGAAGATCACTGTGAATGGGAAGAGCCGCGATGTGCAGTCGCCCCCGGATACACCTTTGCTGTACGTATTGCGGAATGAGCTGGATGTGAACAGCCCGCAGTTTGGTTGCGGACTTGCCCAGTGCGGAGCTTGCTCGGTACTGCTGGACGGCAAGGAAGTCCGCTCCTGCATTACCCCGGCGATGATGGCCGAAGGCAAGGAAGTAACTACGCTCGAGGGACTTCCACTCCGCTGGGCGGCACGGAACCACCTGAGCGCAGCAGACGCGGAAAAGACACTGCATCCGGTGCAGCAGGCCTGGATCGAACAACAGGTACCGCTGTGCGGCTTCTGCCAGAGCGGCATGATGATCAAAGCCACCGAACTGCTTGAGAGCAAACCAAACCCCAGCATGGAAGAGATCAAAGGCGCTTTTACGACGGATGGTCCTTCTGCGCATCTCTGCCGTTGCGGAAGCTACATCGCCATCGTGGATGCCGTGCGATTTGCCTCAACGCTTATGACCAAGGGAGGCGTGTAA
- a CDS encoding xanthine dehydrogenase family protein molybdopterin-binding subunit, translating into MEHLLEQMTDIYGAKLSRRSFVRAGGALVVGLGLLKPGIASAAALREDGNAFDASLPESWIEIRPDNTVLFRTGKSDFGQGTIYTAYRQIVADELDVSFEAIDTVISADTDTTPEGGGTFGLLGEGIPNIRKAAAYTRQALLQLASEKLGVPASQLVTSDGVVSGGGKSITYGELVRNRNLSLTIPVSGELTSIFGLRVGGNPPLKPASSYKVVGKSFKNSIVTSKVKADELWVTNVKLPGMLHARVVHPNTLGSRLVEAGKVDKTKYPNAQVIVKGDMVAVVAPTEWEAVQASWQVAGNTKWSEWKGLPGKAKLFDHLRQNADWKTAPVQKSRKSKGNIAAGFQGVAKTLEATYQLPYWKHAPIGPTLAVADYRPDGSVTIHTHTQNAQALRGQMALMLGTTVDKVVVKTYAGAGHYGRSNGGNAGAEDEAVILSKELGKPVRVQWMRNDEMQWSTQSPAAYADVKIGLDTHGKIVAYEIDHYQPAMQDDRPIGAVLAGLPAMSAPSEKGTMLNTIANGSSDAWLYDTVANLDERCHGTYQVGQKESPLAIGLRDHSMRTPTQFQQNFPREMAMNEAAALAGADPLQFRIDHAKEERLITVLKRLQKETGWKSQPKQVAPTGATARGRGVSAMLRSGTYWGCACEVIVTLDTGAVKVDKYTMVVDPGIVVNPEQLKRQVEGGAMMGISIALHEEVPFNESAVTAQDWMSYPILTMAEIPAEMNVVLLNRPEVGSYGQGSEAANALAASAIASAVFNATGKPMRKLPLRPAYVKEMMKA; encoded by the coding sequence ATGGAACACCTACTGGAACAGATGACAGACATCTATGGTGCAAAGCTGAGCCGCCGCAGCTTCGTTCGCGCCGGCGGAGCCCTTGTTGTGGGCCTTGGTCTGCTGAAGCCGGGCATCGCCAGTGCTGCGGCTTTACGGGAAGACGGCAATGCCTTCGACGCATCCCTGCCGGAATCGTGGATCGAGATTCGACCGGACAATACTGTCCTGTTCCGTACCGGGAAGAGTGACTTCGGTCAGGGCACAATCTATACGGCCTATCGTCAGATTGTTGCGGACGAGCTGGATGTTTCCTTTGAAGCTATTGATACGGTGATTTCCGCCGATACGGATACCACGCCTGAGGGTGGAGGCACATTTGGCCTGCTGGGAGAAGGCATCCCAAACATCCGCAAGGCCGCCGCTTATACCAGACAGGCGCTGCTGCAACTCGCATCGGAGAAGCTGGGCGTACCAGCCAGCCAGCTCGTCACCAGCGACGGAGTAGTCTCCGGCGGCGGCAAATCGATCACTTACGGTGAGCTTGTCAGGAATCGGAACCTGAGTCTGACGATTCCCGTCAGTGGCGAATTGACCAGCATCTTCGGCCTGCGCGTTGGTGGCAATCCCCCTTTGAAGCCTGCAAGCTCCTACAAGGTGGTCGGCAAGTCATTCAAGAACAGTATTGTCACTTCCAAGGTGAAGGCCGATGAGCTGTGGGTGACGAACGTCAAGCTGCCGGGCATGCTGCATGCGCGCGTGGTGCATCCCAACACCCTGGGCTCGCGGCTGGTTGAAGCTGGCAAAGTCGATAAGACCAAATATCCGAATGCCCAGGTCATCGTAAAAGGTGACATGGTCGCGGTAGTCGCTCCCACCGAGTGGGAGGCCGTGCAGGCCTCGTGGCAGGTCGCCGGCAACACTAAATGGTCAGAATGGAAGGGTCTGCCCGGAAAAGCGAAGCTCTTCGATCACCTGCGCCAGAACGCCGACTGGAAAACAGCTCCTGTACAGAAAAGCCGCAAGAGCAAAGGCAATATCGCAGCCGGATTCCAGGGAGTAGCGAAGACGCTGGAAGCAACGTACCAGCTTCCCTATTGGAAGCACGCGCCCATCGGACCGACGCTGGCAGTCGCCGATTACCGCCCGGATGGCTCTGTGACCATCCATACCCACACGCAGAATGCGCAGGCTCTTCGAGGCCAGATGGCGCTGATGCTGGGTACGACCGTGGATAAGGTTGTCGTAAAAACATATGCAGGCGCCGGGCATTATGGACGCTCGAACGGCGGAAACGCTGGCGCCGAAGATGAAGCCGTCATCCTGTCGAAGGAGCTTGGCAAGCCTGTGCGCGTCCAGTGGATGCGCAACGATGAGATGCAGTGGTCCACGCAGTCTCCGGCGGCCTATGCCGATGTCAAAATCGGGCTCGACACTCATGGCAAGATCGTGGCCTATGAGATCGATCACTATCAGCCGGCCATGCAGGATGATCGCCCCATCGGGGCCGTTCTCGCGGGGCTGCCTGCCATGAGCGCTCCGAGTGAGAAAGGCACCATGCTGAATACCATCGCCAACGGCAGTTCGGATGCATGGCTGTACGACACCGTTGCGAACCTGGATGAGCGCTGCCACGGCACCTACCAGGTCGGACAGAAAGAGTCTCCCCTGGCAATCGGTCTGCGTGACCACAGCATGCGAACACCAACGCAGTTCCAGCAGAACTTTCCACGCGAGATGGCGATGAACGAAGCCGCGGCATTGGCGGGTGCCGATCCCCTGCAGTTCCGCATCGACCACGCAAAGGAAGAGCGGCTGATTACCGTTTTGAAACGGCTACAGAAGGAGACAGGCTGGAAGTCACAGCCAAAACAGGTCGCGCCTACCGGAGCAACCGCGCGCGGCCGTGGAGTCTCGGCAATGCTTCGTTCGGGAACCTATTGGGGATGCGCGTGCGAAGTCATCGTTACGCTCGATACCGGCGCCGTCAAGGTGGATAAGTACACCATGGTGGTTGATCCCGGCATCGTCGTCAATCCCGAACAACTGAAGCGGCAGGTTGAAGGCGGAGCCATGATGGGCATCAGCATCGCGCTCCATGAAGAAGTGCCCTTCAACGAAAGCGCCGTCACCGCGCAGGACTGGATGTCGTATCCGATTCTTACAATGGCCGAGATTCCGGCGGAGATGAATGTTGTTCTCCTGAATCGTCCGGAGGTTGGTTCTTATGGCCAGGGTTCCGAGGCGGCCAATGCGCTGGCAGCATCGGCCATTGCATCGGCGGTGTTCAACGCCACGGGAAAGCCGATGCGCAAGCTACCGCTACGGCCAGCATATGTGAAGGAAATGATGAAAGCGTAG
- a CDS encoding coiled-coil domain-containing protein, protein MPAEIILQETPDAAALVDKREQLAAVRTTLAERESELAQLRAQLKAFEDRYFRQVGVLYAVLDELEARIAEREVDLYDSDAARSRAKEARQRAQETRDAALGHDPEAEEFDPPPSLKTLFRDVAKRIHPDFARDEAEQQHFTLLMARANQAYRRGDIEVLQRLLDDYREISSSIAGEDAATELLRLTRQIQHAQRDIANLDAEQHTLMASEIGQLHLDTEAAAGEHRDLLTELATSLRDQIADAKYRFEFVTRQIYAHGR, encoded by the coding sequence ATGCCCGCTGAAATCATCCTCCAGGAAACGCCGGACGCCGCCGCACTTGTTGACAAGCGCGAGCAGCTTGCCGCTGTTCGTACGACGCTTGCTGAGCGTGAATCGGAGCTTGCCCAGCTTCGTGCCCAACTCAAAGCATTCGAAGACCGTTACTTCCGCCAGGTTGGCGTTCTTTACGCGGTACTGGATGAACTGGAAGCACGCATCGCCGAGCGCGAGGTGGACCTTTATGACTCCGATGCTGCCCGCAGTAGGGCTAAGGAAGCTCGCCAGCGTGCGCAGGAGACGCGGGATGCCGCACTGGGCCATGATCCTGAGGCCGAAGAGTTCGATCCGCCGCCTAGCCTCAAAACCCTGTTTCGCGATGTCGCCAAGCGTATTCACCCCGACTTCGCGCGCGATGAGGCCGAGCAGCAGCACTTCACCCTGTTGATGGCACGGGCCAATCAGGCTTATCGCAGGGGAGATATCGAGGTTCTGCAGCGCCTGCTCGATGATTACCGCGAGATCAGCTCCTCCATTGCCGGAGAGGATGCCGCCACGGAGCTGCTGCGTCTTACGCGCCAGATCCAGCATGCGCAGCGTGACATCGCAAACCTGGATGCGGAGCAGCACACACTGATGGCCAGCGAAATAGGTCAACTCCACCTGGACACGGAAGCCGCCGCAGGCGAGCACCGTGACCTGCTGACGGAGCTCGCCACCAGTCTCCGCGACCAGATTGCCGACGCGAAGTACCGCTTCGAGTTCGTAACCCGCCAGATCTACGCCCATGGACGATAA
- a CDS encoding glycoside hydrolase family 30 protein, with translation MLTIDVDGSQRFQSMDGFGGSITDGTAWLLDKQVSPDVRNRVMTALFDPKHGIGLSFLRQPLGSTDLSRSPSTYDDVPTGEEDFALRHFSIEHDRESILPIVRQALALNPAITVMGSPWSAPAWMKSNGSLNGGQLREDAMPAFAKYLVRSIEAYKAEGVPLRYLTVQNEPLYETKDYPGTLMLAPQAAALIGKNLGPELKQAKLNTMVLAYDHNWDHPEYPLSLLSNPSAEPYLAGSALHCYGGNVSAQSEIHKQFPQKGIWMTECSGGTWDQEPALIKSSRLLIESTRNWAKAVSLWGLVLDSKHNPHSGGCGTCRGLVTLDLHSSPVKVTYTGDYYALGHASKFVHPGAVRIASSSEGRDGIETVAFQNADKSVVLIALNNLAQSKQIHVRWAGREFEAELPASTVATYIWQPRN, from the coding sequence GTGCTGACGATTGACGTCGACGGCAGCCAGCGTTTCCAGAGCATGGATGGATTTGGCGGCTCTATTACAGATGGGACAGCATGGCTGCTCGACAAGCAGGTCTCGCCGGATGTCCGTAACCGTGTGATGACGGCACTGTTCGACCCGAAGCACGGCATCGGGCTCAGCTTCCTGCGGCAGCCTCTTGGCTCGACGGATCTCTCCCGCTCGCCCTCCACATACGATGATGTTCCCACGGGTGAGGAAGATTTCGCGCTGCGCCACTTCTCCATTGAGCACGACCGGGAATCGATTCTGCCGATTGTGCGCCAAGCACTTGCATTGAATCCTGCAATCACGGTGATGGGGAGTCCATGGAGCGCCCCCGCATGGATGAAAAGCAACGGCTCCCTCAACGGAGGCCAACTGCGCGAAGATGCCATGCCGGCTTTTGCGAAGTATCTTGTCCGCTCGATTGAGGCATACAAGGCGGAAGGTGTGCCCCTGCGGTACCTGACGGTGCAGAATGAGCCGCTGTATGAGACGAAGGATTACCCAGGAACGCTGATGCTTGCACCGCAGGCGGCAGCATTGATTGGGAAGAACCTTGGGCCGGAGCTGAAGCAGGCGAAGCTCAACACCATGGTGCTTGCCTATGATCACAACTGGGATCACCCAGAGTATCCGCTCTCCCTGCTCTCAAATCCTTCCGCCGAGCCGTATCTCGCAGGATCGGCGCTGCATTGCTACGGAGGCAATGTCAGCGCGCAGAGCGAGATTCACAAGCAGTTTCCGCAGAAGGGCATCTGGATGACGGAGTGCTCCGGCGGTACATGGGACCAGGAGCCTGCGTTGATCAAGTCATCGCGATTACTGATTGAGTCGACGCGCAATTGGGCGAAGGCGGTGTCGCTGTGGGGGCTTGTGCTGGACTCAAAGCATAACCCGCACTCCGGCGGCTGCGGAACCTGCCGCGGCCTGGTTACGCTTGACCTGCATAGCTCGCCTGTAAAAGTCACGTACACGGGCGACTATTATGCTCTTGGCCATGCCAGCAAATTTGTTCATCCCGGAGCTGTGCGGATTGCATCTTCATCGGAAGGCCGCGACGGCATTGAAACAGTCGCGTTTCAAAATGCGGATAAGAGTGTTGTTTTGATCGCGCTGAATAACCTGGCGCAAAGCAAGCAAATTCACGTAAGGTGGGCCGGGCGGGAGTTTGAAGCAGAACTTCCCGCGTCGACCGTCGCAACATATATCTGGCAACCCCGGAACTAA